A genomic segment from Geitlerinema sp. PCC 7407 encodes:
- a CDS encoding Glu/Leu/Phe/Val dehydrogenase, producing MSESLLADASQRLENALKYVKISEDAIERLKYPKASISVSIPVRLDNGSLRIFQGYRVRYDDTRGPTKGGVRYHPNVCMDEVQSLAFWMTFKCAALNLPFGGGKGGITLNPKELSRMELERLSRGYIDAIADFIGPDVDILAPDVYTNAMIMGWMMDQYSILQRKLCPAVVTGKPITIGGSVGRDTATALGAFFVMEAMLPKFDRRPQETTVAVQGFGNAGAMLAELLWQAGYKVVAVSDSKGGIYAPQGLDIPSIRHYKEASRSIQAVYCKDTVCNIVEHTVITNEELLELDVDVLVPAALENQITSANADRIRARYIFEVANGPITSAADRVLEAKGVYVFPDILVNAGGVTVSYFEWVQNRSGLYWTLDEVNQRLKQKMLDAAEPIWAIARDQGMPVRTAAYVYALERLEEAIRTKGTRDYYLNGH from the coding sequence ATGTCTGAATCTTTGTTGGCTGATGCCAGTCAGCGGCTGGAAAATGCCTTGAAATACGTCAAGATTTCCGAAGATGCCATCGAGCGTCTGAAGTATCCCAAGGCCAGCATCAGCGTTTCGATTCCGGTACGCCTCGATAACGGTTCACTGCGAATTTTTCAGGGATATCGGGTGCGCTACGACGACACTCGCGGCCCGACCAAAGGCGGCGTGCGCTACCATCCCAACGTGTGCATGGACGAGGTCCAATCCCTGGCCTTTTGGATGACCTTCAAGTGTGCGGCCCTCAACTTGCCCTTTGGCGGCGGCAAGGGCGGCATCACCCTCAATCCCAAAGAGCTGTCGCGGATGGAGCTCGAGCGCCTCAGCCGGGGCTACATTGACGCGATCGCCGACTTCATTGGCCCCGACGTGGACATCCTCGCCCCCGACGTCTACACCAACGCCATGATCATGGGCTGGATGATGGACCAGTACAGCATTCTCCAGCGCAAGCTCTGCCCCGCTGTCGTCACCGGCAAGCCGATCACCATCGGCGGCAGCGTCGGCCGCGATACCGCTACAGCCTTGGGAGCCTTTTTTGTCATGGAGGCCATGCTGCCCAAGTTTGACCGACGGCCCCAAGAGACCACCGTCGCGGTCCAGGGCTTCGGGAATGCGGGGGCGATGCTGGCCGAGCTGCTGTGGCAAGCAGGCTACAAGGTAGTGGCGGTGAGCGACTCCAAGGGCGGCATCTACGCGCCCCAGGGCCTCGATATTCCGAGCATTCGCCACTACAAAGAGGCTAGCCGCAGCATTCAGGCGGTGTACTGCAAAGATACGGTGTGCAACATCGTCGAGCACACGGTGATCACCAATGAAGAATTGCTGGAGCTGGATGTTGATGTCTTGGTGCCAGCGGCCCTCGAAAACCAGATCACCAGCGCCAACGCCGATCGCATTCGGGCGCGCTACATTTTCGAGGTGGCCAATGGTCCGATCACGTCGGCGGCGGATCGGGTGCTGGAGGCCAAGGGCGTCTACGTTTTTCCGGACATTTTGGTGAATGCGGGGGGCGTCACGGTGAGCTACTTCGAGTGGGTCCAAAACCGCAGCGGCCTCTACTGGACCCTAGACGAGGTGAATCAGCGCCTCAAGCAAAAGATGCTCGACGCGGCCGAGCCGATTTGGGCGATCGCCCGTGACCAAGGAATGCCGGTGCGCACAGCGGCCTACGTCTACGCCCTCGAGCGCCTCGAAGAGGCAATCCGCACCAAAGGCACCCGCGACTACTACCTCAATGGCCATTAA
- the mrdA gene encoding penicillin-binding protein 2: MARGLSFSPGLARKRAVTATPPSARSLRAIALLIAVTAPLMVCTFRLAQLQLIEGKYNRLLAEDNRVRFVPIPADRGNIFDRNGKLLATNRLTRAVYLWPRQQSPEQWYASAQRLGKILGLEPQEILKKLEEAGFASSLPVRITRDLSPTEFIGLAEFAGQMPGLEIRGEAARNYPNGSVAAHMLGYIGEATADDLKEHPEYPMGMLLGKMGLERTINKVLQGKWGNRLVEVDAAGKERRILGYQSPVGGESVKLTVDIALQKAAEAALGGRRGSVVVLDAKTGAVLTMVSHPTFDPNLFTRKVSASEWEQLQASDNPFLNRSLQGYPPGSTFKIVTSAAAMGSGQFSPDSMLVSSAAITVGGISFHEHGNSGYGLIGFRDALAYSSNTFFYQVGLAIGPEQISKWGKALGIGATDLSLLGLDGGSHGSLPTPKEKQELYDEPWYAGDTVTMSIGQGLALMTPLEMAVMVSAIANGGWRVKPHLLTAQTNTPQTAREKVGLSPEEIAVIREGLIAVVQKGTARQLNDGTIPLTGGKTGTVEVLGQEDNSMYVGFAPANDPKIAISVVIEEGGYGATSAVPVAQAVYRAYFSQKR; the protein is encoded by the coding sequence ATGGCTCGTGGACTTTCGTTTTCGCCCGGTTTGGCCCGCAAGCGGGCAGTGACCGCAACACCGCCAAGCGCGCGATCGCTTCGGGCGATCGCCCTGTTGATCGCAGTGACAGCGCCCTTGATGGTGTGTACCTTCCGGCTGGCCCAGCTCCAGCTCATCGAAGGCAAGTACAACCGGCTGTTGGCCGAAGACAACCGCGTACGCTTTGTCCCCATTCCCGCCGATCGCGGCAACATCTTCGATCGCAACGGCAAACTCCTTGCCACCAACCGTCTGACCCGCGCTGTCTACCTGTGGCCTCGCCAGCAGAGCCCCGAGCAGTGGTACGCTAGCGCCCAGCGCCTCGGCAAAATCCTCGGCCTAGAGCCCCAGGAAATCCTGAAAAAGCTCGAAGAAGCCGGCTTTGCCTCCAGCCTGCCCGTGCGCATCACGCGGGACCTCTCCCCGACGGAGTTCATCGGCTTAGCTGAGTTCGCGGGCCAGATGCCCGGCCTCGAAATTCGGGGAGAGGCGGCGCGCAACTATCCCAACGGCTCCGTGGCAGCCCACATGCTGGGCTACATCGGCGAAGCGACTGCCGACGATCTCAAGGAGCACCCCGAATACCCCATGGGCATGCTCTTGGGCAAAATGGGCCTCGAGCGCACCATCAACAAAGTGCTCCAAGGCAAGTGGGGCAACCGCCTGGTTGAGGTAGATGCCGCTGGCAAAGAGCGGCGGATCCTGGGCTATCAGTCCCCGGTGGGCGGGGAGTCGGTCAAGCTGACGGTGGATATCGCCCTGCAAAAAGCAGCGGAAGCGGCCCTAGGCGGACGCCGGGGCTCTGTCGTGGTGCTGGATGCCAAAACCGGTGCGGTTCTGACCATGGTCAGCCACCCGACCTTTGACCCCAACCTCTTTACGCGCAAGGTGTCAGCGAGCGAGTGGGAACAGCTCCAGGCGAGCGATAATCCCTTCCTCAACCGATCGCTCCAGGGCTATCCCCCCGGCAGCACCTTCAAAATCGTGACGTCGGCGGCGGCCATGGGCTCGGGGCAGTTTTCGCCCGATTCGATGCTGGTGAGCAGCGCGGCGATCACGGTGGGCGGTATCAGTTTCCACGAGCACGGCAACAGCGGCTACGGCCTGATTGGGTTTCGCGATGCCCTGGCCTACAGCAGCAACACGTTCTTCTACCAAGTTGGCTTGGCGATCGGCCCAGAGCAGATTTCCAAGTGGGGTAAGGCCCTGGGCATTGGTGCGACCGACCTGTCGCTGCTGGGCCTCGATGGCGGGAGCCATGGCTCGCTGCCCACGCCCAAGGAGAAGCAAGAACTCTACGATGAGCCTTGGTATGCCGGGGATACGGTGACGATGTCGATCGGTCAGGGGCTAGCCCTGATGACGCCGCTAGAAATGGCGGTGATGGTGTCGGCGATCGCCAACGGAGGCTGGCGCGTCAAGCCTCACCTGCTAACAGCGCAGACCAACACGCCGCAGACTGCCCGCGAGAAAGTTGGCCTCTCACCGGAGGAGATCGCAGTCATCCGAGAGGGCCTGATCGCGGTTGTCCAAAAGGGCACAGCGCGTCAGCTCAACGACGGCACCATCCCCCTCACGGGCGGCAAGACCGGCACCGTAGAAGTCCTGGGTCAAGAGGACAACTCGATGTATGTGGGCTTTGCACCGGCCAACGATCCCAAAATTGCCATCAGTGTGGTGATTGAGGAAGGCGGCTATGGCGCGACATCAGCGGTGCCCGTTGCCCAGGCGGTGTACCGGGCCTACTTCAGTCAAAAACGCTAA
- the rbsK gene encoding ribokinase — protein sequence MAVVVFGSINLDLVTRSPRLPRPGETLLGSAFAMVPGGKGANQAVAAARLGAVTHLVGRLGADLFGDRLQADLEAAGVQTAGVFRDDMAQSGVAAIALDEAGENHIIVVPGANGRLDQTDCDRLRPLLAEASVLLLQLEIPLEAAIAAARMAHAQGVTVILDPAPAPAALPAALYPCLDFLTPNQTEAAQLVGFGLDTPEAVVAAAQALRSRGVGTVILKLGGQGAYCLSDGGGLWLPAFPVQPVDTVAAGDAFNGALAAALDQGLSLSEALRWAMAAGAIAVTQTGAQSAMPNQAMLKDFLRQQAS from the coding sequence ATGGCTGTTGTCGTGTTTGGCAGTATCAACCTGGACCTAGTGACGCGATCGCCCCGCTTGCCTCGGCCCGGTGAGACCTTGCTGGGCTCGGCATTTGCCATGGTGCCCGGCGGCAAGGGCGCCAATCAGGCTGTGGCGGCGGCGCGCTTGGGGGCGGTGACCCATCTGGTGGGGCGGCTGGGCGCGGATCTCTTTGGCGATCGCCTGCAAGCGGACCTGGAGGCTGCGGGTGTCCAAACGGCGGGTGTTTTTCGGGACGACATGGCCCAGTCTGGGGTGGCGGCGATCGCCCTCGACGAGGCTGGCGAAAACCACATTATCGTGGTGCCCGGCGCCAATGGCCGCCTGGATCAGACCGACTGCGATCGCCTGCGGCCCCTGCTGGCGGAGGCCAGCGTCCTGCTGCTCCAGCTCGAAATCCCCCTAGAAGCTGCGATCGCCGCTGCGCGCATGGCCCACGCCCAAGGCGTAACGGTGATTCTCGACCCGGCCCCAGCGCCCGCCGCACTCCCTGCCGCGCTCTATCCCTGCCTGGATTTCCTGACCCCCAACCAAACCGAAGCCGCCCAGCTTGTGGGCTTTGGCCTGGACACGCCGGAGGCCGTCGTCGCCGCCGCCCAAGCGCTGCGATCGCGCGGCGTGGGCACCGTGATTCTCAAGCTGGGCGGCCAGGGTGCCTACTGCCTGTCCGACGGTGGGGGCCTCTGGCTGCCCGCGTTTCCGGTCCAGCCCGTGGACACCGTGGCGGCGGGGGATGCCTTCAACGGGGCCCTGGCGGCGGCCCTCGATCAGGGATTATCCCTCAGTGAGGCTCTGCGGTGGGCGATGGCTGCGGGGGCGATCGCCGTCACCCAGACCGGCGCCCAGAGCGCCATGCCCAACCAAGCGATGCTTAAAGATTTCTTGCGCCAACAGGCCTCCTAG
- a CDS encoding nucleoside hydrolase → MRPRPLIIDCDPGVDDAIALLLAIASREALSLLGITTVAGNVPLALTEKNARRIVTLSGQDIPVYAGCPRPLMRPLETAEYVHGATGLGQVTLPEPQQPCQAQHGVNFLIETLTQAPEPVTLAALGPLTNLAIALIQAPQIGPKIAEIVIMGGAITHGNVTPVAEFNFYNDPHAAQIVLSSGCPITLISLDVTHRAIATPQRVAALRNLGSPVALVVADLLETYGDFYRDRYGFEGAALHDPCVIAYLLRPDLFSGKACPVTVDTAGPLTCGQSIVDWWHLSGQPANALVLETVDADGFYRLLTDRLARYSVSTP, encoded by the coding sequence ATGCGTCCACGACCGCTTATTATCGACTGCGATCCGGGGGTCGATGACGCGATCGCCCTGCTGTTGGCGATCGCCTCTCGCGAGGCGCTCTCGCTCTTGGGCATCACCACCGTCGCGGGCAATGTCCCCCTGGCCCTCACCGAGAAAAACGCCCGCCGCATCGTCACCCTGAGCGGCCAAGACATTCCCGTGTACGCGGGCTGTCCGCGCCCCCTGATGCGCCCGCTGGAAACTGCCGAGTACGTCCACGGCGCAACTGGCCTAGGTCAGGTCACCCTGCCGGAGCCCCAGCAGCCTTGTCAGGCCCAGCACGGCGTGAATTTCTTGATCGAAACCCTTACCCAGGCGCCAGAACCCGTCACCCTGGCCGCCCTCGGCCCCTTGACCAATCTGGCGATCGCCCTGATTCAGGCGCCCCAGATCGGCCCGAAGATCGCAGAAATCGTGATCATGGGCGGGGCCATCACCCACGGCAACGTCACGCCCGTAGCCGAATTTAATTTCTACAATGACCCCCACGCCGCCCAGATCGTCCTGAGCAGCGGCTGCCCGATCACGCTGATCAGCCTCGACGTCACCCACCGGGCGATCGCCACCCCCCAGCGCGTCGCCGCCCTACGAAATTTGGGCTCCCCCGTCGCCCTCGTAGTCGCCGATCTGCTCGAAACCTATGGAGACTTCTATCGCGATCGCTACGGCTTCGAGGGGGCAGCCCTCCACGACCCCTGCGTGATCGCCTATCTCTTGCGGCCAGACCTCTTTAGCGGCAAAGCCTGCCCGGTCACTGTGGACACCGCCGGGCCGCTGACCTGCGGCCAGAGCATCGTGGACTGGTGGCACCTCAGCGGCCAGCCCGCCAATGCCCTAGTTCTTGAGACCGTTGACGCTGACGGGTTTTACAGGCTCCTGACCGATCGCCTCGCTCGCTATTCAGTCTCGACCCCCTGA
- a CDS encoding DUF4126 domain-containing protein: MIALLAALSASAAAGLRVALPLLVIGLLYGETIWAQAPLLSLIPPRVVLGVLVSWSLFELLGSKQLLGQRTLQIIQLIFSPIAGTILGVAIAEFTDREAPMILIMGVLSGLLALVLQLVQVGWFYRLQGLPLWAIFAQDGLCIALTLFAFDAPRQGGVIALLLLWLAIRSTNEWRRWYQAQAAYGDRPNLRDSRNPRRFKQDPD, from the coding sequence ATGATTGCCCTCCTTGCTGCCCTTTCTGCCTCCGCTGCCGCAGGCCTGCGGGTTGCCCTTCCTCTGCTGGTCATTGGCCTGCTCTACGGCGAAACGATCTGGGCCCAGGCCCCCCTCCTGTCGCTGATTCCCCCGCGGGTGGTGCTGGGAGTGCTGGTTAGCTGGTCACTGTTTGAGCTGCTTGGGTCCAAGCAGCTTTTGGGTCAGCGCACGCTGCAAATCATCCAGCTGATTTTCAGTCCCATCGCCGGCACGATCTTGGGGGTGGCGATCGCCGAATTTACCGATCGCGAAGCGCCCATGATTTTGATCATGGGGGTCCTGAGCGGCCTGCTCGCGCTGGTGCTGCAACTGGTCCAGGTGGGCTGGTTTTACCGGCTCCAGGGGCTGCCGCTGTGGGCCATCTTTGCCCAGGACGGCCTCTGCATTGCCCTGACGCTCTTTGCCTTTGATGCGCCCCGCCAGGGCGGCGTGATCGCGCTGCTGCTGCTGTGGCTGGCCATCCGCAGCACCAACGAGTGGCGGCGCTGGTACCAGGCTCAGGCGGCCTACGGCGATCGCCCCAATCTGCGAGACTCCCGCAATCCTCGCCGCTTCAAGCAAGACCCCGATTAG
- a CDS encoding STAS domain-containing protein: MSLSVKVVQPAGILDSTQVNSFRQAVSDALAEQPDVVLIELKDVSFIDSSGLGALVAVLKMTRSRGKKLFVCSANAQIKMLFELTSMDRVFESFESRQAFQEAVLATD; the protein is encoded by the coding sequence ATGAGTCTTTCAGTGAAAGTTGTACAGCCCGCCGGCATTCTCGACAGCACGCAGGTCAACTCCTTTCGTCAGGCCGTGAGTGACGCGCTAGCCGAACAGCCGGATGTTGTCCTGATTGAGCTCAAAGATGTGTCCTTTATTGACAGTTCAGGGCTCGGAGCCTTGGTAGCTGTCCTGAAAATGACGCGATCGCGCGGCAAAAAGCTTTTTGTCTGCTCAGCCAATGCTCAGATCAAGATGCTTTTTGAGCTGACCAGCATGGACCGGGTCTTCGAGAGCTTCGAGAGCCGCCAAGCCTTCCAGGAAGCCGTTCTCGCCACCGACTGA
- a CDS encoding thioredoxin family protein: MVLTPSTMLALGTSAPDFALPDVVSGQTISLATFQEKSALLVMFLCRHCPYVKHVQAELAQLGRDYVNSPLGIVAISANDAQNYPADAPERLAEMVREQGFNFPLCYDESQAVALAYTAACTPDFFLFDRGRSLVYRGQLDDSRPSNDQPLTGQDLRRAIDAVLAGQPVSPDQKPSIGCNIKWKPGREPRY; this comes from the coding sequence ATGGTTCTCACTCCCTCTACCATGCTGGCCCTGGGAACATCCGCGCCGGACTTTGCCCTTCCCGACGTCGTCTCCGGCCAAACCATCTCCCTGGCCACCTTCCAAGAAAAGAGTGCCTTGCTGGTGATGTTTCTTTGTCGCCACTGTCCCTACGTCAAGCATGTGCAGGCGGAGCTAGCCCAGCTCGGCCGAGACTATGTCAACTCGCCCCTCGGCATTGTGGCGATCAGCGCCAACGACGCCCAAAACTACCCCGCCGACGCCCCCGAGCGCCTAGCGGAGATGGTGCGAGAGCAGGGGTTCAATTTCCCGCTGTGCTACGACGAATCTCAGGCCGTAGCCCTGGCCTATACGGCAGCCTGCACGCCCGATTTCTTTCTCTTCGATCGCGGGCGATCGCTGGTATATCGCGGCCAGCTCGACGACAGCCGCCCCAGCAACGACCAGCCCCTGACTGGCCAAGATTTGCGCCGGGCCATCGATGCGGTCTTGGCGGGCCAGCCCGTCAGCCCCGATCAAAAGCCCAGCATCGGCTGCAACATCAAGTGGAAACCGGGCCGTGAACCAAGATACTGA
- a CDS encoding TenA family protein, whose product MTLSNSLWQNSQDLAQACLENPFVRGLADGTLPRDRFAYYVGQDAFFLESFARAYAIAAAKAPDWDGYGQFLQMAQGVLGELQLHQSYAAAWGVDLANVKPGAATRRYVDFLLATAWAGEVGRTTAAMTPCMRLYAFLGDRLAAEAQAEHAYSDWIRTYSSPEFAALAETLEQLTDRYGQDTDAVQDAYRYAMECERDFFQAAWESDLP is encoded by the coding sequence ATGACGCTTTCCAATTCTCTCTGGCAAAACTCCCAGGACCTCGCCCAGGCCTGCCTAGAAAATCCCTTCGTGCGGGGCCTCGCCGATGGCACCCTGCCGCGCGATCGCTTCGCGTACTACGTGGGCCAAGACGCGTTTTTCCTGGAGTCCTTTGCGCGGGCCTACGCGATCGCCGCGGCCAAGGCCCCCGACTGGGACGGGTACGGCCAATTTTTGCAGATGGCCCAGGGCGTGCTGGGCGAGCTCCAGCTGCACCAGAGCTATGCCGCGGCGTGGGGCGTGGACTTGGCCAACGTGAAGCCAGGGGCAGCCACGCGGCGCTACGTGGACTTTTTGCTGGCGACGGCCTGGGCAGGTGAGGTTGGTCGCACCACCGCCGCCATGACCCCCTGCATGCGCCTGTACGCCTTTTTGGGCGATCGCCTAGCTGCCGAAGCTCAGGCCGAGCACGCCTACAGCGACTGGATCCGCACCTACAGCAGCCCCGAGTTTGCCGCCCTGGCCGAGACGCTCGAGCAGCTGACCGATCGCTATGGCCAAGACACCGACGCCGTCCAAGACGCCTATCGCTACGCCATGGAGTGCGAGCGCGATTTCTTCCAGGCGGCCTGGGAAAGCGACCTGCCCTAG
- a CDS encoding PP2C family protein-serine/threonine phosphatase, with protein MPDILVIDDDPAIQLLLKRSLEKQGYSVQVATNGQDGIDCARKTPPSLILCDWIMPGLDGLEVCRRIKADAAMAATGFILLTSKSGVENRVLGLDTGADDFLSKPIDLTELTARVRAILRLYQLTQELQEKKQRLEAELSEAADYVRSLLPSPMDRPLQIRSCYIPSSRLGGDCFDYYWLDPEYLALYLLDTAGHGFSAALLSISVLNLIRSHSLPGVNVYQPKEVLQALNEAFQMEDQSDKYFTIWYGVYNRTTRRLIYASAGHPPAILITATDHGPEVQSLRTPGLPIGMLPEARYAHDFCQVAPGSSLFLFSDGVYEIQRSNGEVWTLEEFIALLQQHWANPAAAVAELPAKIEQITQRDLFDDDFSLLQLNLP; from the coding sequence ATGCCTGATATTTTGGTGATTGATGACGACCCAGCCATTCAGCTGCTGCTAAAGCGATCGCTGGAAAAACAAGGCTACAGCGTTCAGGTCGCCACCAATGGTCAAGACGGCATCGACTGCGCCCGCAAGACCCCCCCTTCCTTGATCCTCTGCGACTGGATCATGCCGGGGCTCGACGGCCTTGAGGTCTGCCGCCGCATCAAGGCCGACGCCGCCATGGCCGCCACAGGCTTTATTTTGCTCACCTCCAAAAGCGGCGTCGAAAATCGCGTCTTGGGCCTCGACACCGGCGCTGACGACTTTTTGTCCAAGCCCATCGACCTCACCGAGCTGACCGCCCGTGTCCGGGCTATCCTGCGCCTCTACCAGCTCACCCAGGAGCTCCAAGAAAAAAAGCAGCGCCTCGAAGCAGAGCTCAGCGAAGCCGCAGACTACGTGCGATCGCTCCTGCCCTCCCCCATGGACCGCCCCCTCCAGATCCGCTCCTGCTACATTCCCTCAAGCCGGCTCGGCGGCGACTGCTTTGACTACTACTGGCTCGATCCGGAGTACCTAGCCCTCTACCTCCTAGACACCGCTGGCCACGGCTTCAGCGCGGCCCTGCTCTCGATTTCTGTGCTGAACTTGATCCGCTCCCATTCCCTGCCCGGCGTCAACGTCTACCAGCCCAAGGAAGTCTTGCAGGCCCTCAACGAAGCCTTTCAGATGGAGGACCAGAGCGACAAATATTTCACCATCTGGTACGGCGTCTACAATCGCACCACCCGCCGGCTGATCTACGCCAGCGCGGGCCATCCTCCCGCGATTTTGATCACGGCCACTGACCATGGCCCCGAGGTACAGTCTCTGCGGACGCCAGGGCTGCCCATTGGCATGCTGCCGGAGGCGCGCTATGCCCATGATTTTTGTCAGGTTGCGCCGGGCAGCAGTTTGTTTCTCTTCAGCGATGGAGTGTACGAGATTCAGCGCTCAAACGGTGAGGTGTGGACCCTAGAGGAGTTTATTGCTCTGCTACAGCAGCACTGGGCCAATCCGGCTGCGGCAGTCGCGGAGCTGCCGGCCAAGATCGAGCAAATTACCCAGCGCGATCTGTTTGATGATGACTTTTCGCTGCTGCAGCTCAATTTGCCCTAG
- the hemH gene encoding ferrochelatase codes for MGRVGVLLLNLGGPDQIEDVRPFLFNLFSDPEIIRLPFPWLQRPLAWMISTLRVKKSQENYAQIGGGSPLRRITEAQAHALQESLQRVGQDAKIYIGMRYWHPFTEEAIARLKRDSIEKLVILPLYPQFSISTSGSSFRLLEQIWKQDPDLQKVEHTVVPSWYDQPGYVSAMAQLIREEIDKCPEPEKAHVFFSAHGVPVSYVEEAGDPYQEEIEQCTELIMQKLGRSNPHTLAYQSRVGPVEWLQPYTEDAIVQLAEQGVQDLVVVPISFVSEHIETLQEIDMEYRELAEEHGIHGFHRVPALNTHPDFINGLTQLVTDALASPPTDLSQVMRPKKQVKMYPQERWEWGMTTAAEVWNGRLAMIGFFALLLELISGHGPLHFAGLL; via the coding sequence ATGGGTCGTGTAGGCGTATTACTACTGAACTTGGGTGGGCCAGATCAGATAGAAGATGTGCGTCCCTTCCTGTTTAATCTGTTCTCTGACCCAGAAATCATCCGGCTACCTTTCCCGTGGCTACAGCGCCCCTTGGCCTGGATGATCTCCACGCTCCGAGTCAAGAAGTCCCAAGAGAACTACGCCCAGATCGGCGGCGGTTCTCCCCTGCGCCGCATCACCGAGGCCCAGGCCCACGCCCTCCAAGAGAGCCTGCAGCGGGTCGGTCAGGACGCCAAAATCTACATCGGGATGCGCTACTGGCACCCCTTCACCGAAGAGGCGATCGCCCGTCTCAAGCGCGACAGCATCGAAAAACTCGTCATCCTGCCCCTTTATCCTCAGTTTTCCATCAGCACCAGCGGCTCCAGCTTCCGGCTCCTCGAGCAGATCTGGAAGCAAGATCCCGATTTGCAAAAAGTCGAGCACACCGTTGTCCCCTCGTGGTACGACCAGCCGGGCTACGTGAGCGCCATGGCCCAGCTCATCCGCGAAGAAATCGACAAGTGCCCTGAGCCTGAAAAGGCCCACGTGTTCTTCAGCGCCCACGGGGTGCCGGTCAGCTACGTCGAAGAGGCGGGCGACCCCTACCAAGAAGAAATCGAGCAGTGCACCGAGCTGATCATGCAAAAGCTGGGTCGCTCCAACCCCCATACCCTGGCCTACCAGAGCCGCGTCGGCCCGGTGGAGTGGCTGCAGCCCTACACCGAAGATGCGATCGTCCAGCTGGCTGAGCAGGGCGTGCAGGACTTGGTGGTGGTGCCGATCAGCTTTGTCTCGGAGCACATCGAGACCCTCCAAGAAATCGACATGGAGTATCGGGAACTGGCCGAAGAGCACGGCATTCACGGGTTCCACCGCGTCCCCGCTCTCAACACCCACCCTGACTTTATTAATGGTCTGACGCAGCTGGTGACAGACGCCTTGGCCAGCCCGCCAACGGACCTGTCGCAGGTGATGCGCCCCAAAAAGCAGGTGAAGATGTATCCCCAGGAGCGCTGGGAGTGGGGCATGACCACGGCAGCCGAGGTTTGGAATGGTCGTCTGGCCATGATTGGCTTCTTTGCGCTGCTGCTGGAGTTGATTAGCGGCCACGGTCCGCTGCACTTTGCGGGGCTGCTGTAG